In Xiphophorus maculatus strain JP 163 A chromosome 18, X_maculatus-5.0-male, whole genome shotgun sequence, a single genomic region encodes these proteins:
- the tirap gene encoding LOW QUALITY PROTEIN: toll/interleukin-1 receptor domain-containing adapter protein (The sequence of the model RefSeq protein was modified relative to this genomic sequence to represent the inferred CDS: inserted 2 bases in 1 codon): protein MHGWFLKLFKSGTQNKNSKAGEKSAGGASFESKSSSSASSEGTSVAKPQQLKTALSSELRWKRKYDVFVCHSFAQKDTEEAGRLVSFLETPPRSLRCFLWHRDSCPGGAISTEFCKALENSHIRALLITPSFVQDDWCSYMMHQTLAERPMSNTMIPLLLDLAHSQYPQELRFYYYIDLSRNPDYGFNVVNKTVQSYLEKLIQSEEELNHCLGDSXAVHQMEETTRKKAT, encoded by the exons ATGCATG GGTGGTTCCTAAAGCTTTTTAAATCTGGAACACAAAACAAGAACAGCAAAGCAGGCGAAAAATCAGCAGGGGGTGCTAGCTTCGAATCTAAATCATCTTCATCTGCATCATCAGAGGGAACCTCTGTTGCAAAACCACAGCAGTTAAAGACTGCTCTGAGTTCAGAGCTGAGATGGAAACGGAAATATGACGTGTTCGTGTGCCACAGCTTTGCCCAGAAAGACACTGAGGAGGCCGGACGCCTGGTTTCGTTCCTTGAGACTCCACCCCGCAGCCTCAGGTGCTTCCTATGGCACAGGGACTCATGTCCAGGAGGTGCTATATCCACAGAGTTCTGCAAGGCCCTGGAAAACAGTCACATTCGGGCTCTGCTCATCACTCCCAGCTTTGTGCAGGATGATTGGTGCAGTTACATGATGCACCAGACCCTGGCAGAGAGACCCATGTCCAATACGATGATACCCCTTCTTCTTGACTTGGCCCACTCTCAGTACCCACAGGAACTGAGGTTCTACTACTACATTGATCTGAGCAGGAATCCTGACTATGGCTTCAATGTGGTCAATAAGACTGTACAAAGTT atttggAGAAGTTGATTCAAAGTGAAGAGGAACTGAACCACTGCTTGGGTGACTC AGCTGTGCATCAGATGGAAGAGACGACACGCAAGAAAGCAACGTGA
- the srpra gene encoding signal recognition particle receptor subunit alpha, with protein MLDFFTIFSKGGIVLWCFQGAGVSESFTGPVNALIRSVILQERGGNNSFTHEALSLKYKLDNEFELIFVVGFQKILTLTYVDKFIDDVQLHFRDRYKNELEQKGALKLLNNTFDFEDRFKKLLREAEVTSKARSPVPMRSFKESEKSQKTVKSMIETKGGDKSKEQGGKKNKNTKKEAPAVEPPKGDQGKTPPFGQKDVLNGNQGLTPEEIMQKKREDFFRKRKMGPTEKPSKSPKPQKPKEKVNRVWENAGSSSKNLDYSNKNGENSSGEDQKNLEAQFDPEMQVSSMKGDLLSVDYESSEEEEMEEEEEEVVDSKTSVKKSGGFGGMFGMLKGLVGSKSLSREDMEPVLEKMKDHLIAKNVAADISSQLCESVAKKLEGKVMGTFTTVASTVKQALQDSLVQILQPKRRVDILRDVMDAQSQRRPFVITFCGVNGVGKSTNLAKISYWLIENGFSVLIAACDTFRAGAVEQLRTHQRRLNSLHPPEKHGGRPVVQLYEKGYGKDAAGIAMEAIAYARNQTFDVVLVDTAGRMQDNAPLMTALAKLIAVNMPDLVLFVGEALVGNEAVDQLVKFNQALADHSMSDKPRLIDGIVLTKFDTIDDKVGAAISMTYITGQPIVFVGTGQTYNDLRSLNARAVVGALMKA; from the exons ATGTTGGATTTCTTCACCATCTTCAGCAAAGGGGGGATAGTGCTGTGGTGTTTTCAGGGAGCCGGGGTTAGTGAGTCTTTCACCGGGCCAGTCAATGCTCTGATCCGCTCAGTGATCCTTCAG GAGCGTGGTGGGAACAACTCCTTCACTCACGAAGCTTTGAGTCTAAAATACAAACTGGACAATGAGTTTGAGTTGATATTTGTG GTGGGTTTTCAAAAGATCCTCACGCTGACTTATGTGGACAAGTTTATAGATGATGTCCAGCTTCACTTCAGGGATCGTTATAAGAATGAATTGGAGCAAAAGGGAGCTTTGAAGCTTCTCAACAACACCTTTGACTTTGAGGACAGATTCAAGAAACTTCTACG AGAGGCGGAGGTAACCAGTAAAGCTCGAAGCCCTGTCCCCATGCGGTCCTTTAAGGAGTCCGAGAAATCCCAAAAAACTGTGAAGTCAATGATTGAGACAAAAGGTGGAGATAAGTCCAAGGAGCAAGGAggcaaaaagaataaaaataccaaaaaggAGG CTCCTGCAGTTGAGCCTCCCAAAGGGGATCAAGGTAAGACCCCACCTTTTGGTCAGAAGGATGTTTTGAATGGTAACCAAGGCTTAACTCCTGAGGAGATCATGCAAAAGAAGAGGGAGGATTTCTTCCGCAAGCGCAAGATGGGACCTACTGAAAAACCGAG CAAGTCCCCAAAGCCCCAAAAACCAAAGGAGAAAGTGAACCGTGTTTGGGAGAAcgcaggcagcagcagcaagaaCCTGGACTACAGCAACAAGAACGGAGAGAATTCTTCCGGGGAAGACCAAAAGAACCTGGAAGCACAATTTGACCCA GAAATGCAGGTCAGCTCCATGAAAGGTGACCTGCTTTCTGTGGACTACGAGTCCAGCgaggaggaagagatggaggaggaagaagaggaagtggTTGACAGCAAGACAag TGTCAAAAAGAGTGGTGGTTTTGGGGGGATGTTTGGGATGCTGAAGGGTCTGGTGGGCTCCAAGAGTCTGTCTAGAGAGGACATGGAGCCAGTGCTGGAGAAGATGAAGGACCACCTCATTG CAAAGAATGTTGCAGCTGACATTTCTTCCCAGCTGTGTGAGTCTGTGGCCAAGAAACTGGAGGGCAAAGTCATGGGCACATTTACCA CTGTGGCTTCGACGGTGAAGCAGGCCCTGCAGGACTCCCTGGTGCAGATCCTGCAGCCCAAGCGCAGGGTGGACATCCTGAGAGACGTCATGGATGCTCAGAGCCAGCGCAGGCCGTTTGTCATCACGTTCTGTGGCGTCAACGGGGTTGGCAAATCTACCAACCTAGCAAAG ATCTCCTACTGGCTGATTGAGAATGGTTTCAGTGTGCTGATCGCAGCTTGTGACACATTTCGTGCGGGCGCGGTGGAGCAGCTTCGTACCCATCAGCGCCGCCTGAACTCTCTCCACCCCCCAGAGAAGCACGGAGGTCGCCCGGTCGTCCAGCTCTATGAGAAGGGCTACGGGAAAGACGCAGCTGGAATAGCAATGGAGGCCATTGCCTACG CTCGGAACCAGACATTTGATGTGGTTCTGGTGGACACTGCTGGGCGAATGCAGGACAACGCCCCTCTAATGACGGCTCTGGCCAAACTTATTGCTGTCAACATGCCTGACTTAGTTCTGTTTGTTGGAGAGGCTCTGGTGGGCAATGAAGCGGTTGACCAGCTG GTGAAATTTAATCAGGCTCTGGCGGACCACTCTATGTCTGACAAGCCTCGCCTCATTGACGGAATCGTTCTCACAAAGTTTGACACTATTGATGACAAG GTTGGTGCAGCCATCTCCATGACTTACATCACAGGCCAGCCGATCGTGTTCGTGGGCACGGGGCAGACCTACAACGACCTGCGCAGCCTCAACGCCCGCGCCGTAGTCGGCGCCCTGATGAAGGCTTAA